One window from the genome of Streptomyces cadmiisoli encodes:
- a CDS encoding acyl carrier protein produces MSERITVEELAELMKKAAGITVAPQDLQQRSDTGFDAIGIDSLGLLGIVGELENRYGTPMPPDAERSKTPRQFLDLVNSALMTGA; encoded by the coding sequence ATGAGTGAACGAATCACCGTGGAAGAGCTGGCCGAGCTCATGAAGAAGGCGGCCGGCATCACCGTCGCCCCGCAGGACCTCCAGCAGCGGTCCGACACCGGCTTCGACGCCATCGGCATCGACTCGCTGGGGCTGCTGGGCATCGTGGGCGAACTGGAGAACAGGTACGGCACGCCGATGCCTCCCGACGCGGAGCGCTCCAAGACCCCGCGTCAGTTCCTCGACCTCGTCAACAGTGCCCTCATGACAGGAGCGTGA